One Cuculus canorus isolate bCucCan1 chromosome 1, bCucCan1.pri, whole genome shotgun sequence DNA segment encodes these proteins:
- the ARHGDIB gene encoding rho GDP-dissociation inhibitor 2, whose amino-acid sequence MTEKTQEPHVEEDDDELDGKLNYKPPPQKTLQELQELDKDDESLTKYKKSLLGDGPVVVDPTAPNVVVTRLTLVCDSAPGPITMDLTGDLEALKKETFVLKEGVEYRVKIHFRVNRDIVSGLKYVQHTYRTGVKVDKATFMVGSYGPRPEEYEFLTPIEEAPKGMLARGTYHNKSFFTDDDKHDHLTWEWNLSIKKEWTE is encoded by the exons ATGACTGAGAAGACCCAAGAACCTCACGtggaggaagatgatgatgagcTGGATGGGAAACTCAACTACAAACCTCCTccacagaaaacactgcagGAGCTGCAAGAGTTGGACAAAGATGATGAAAGCCTCACGAAGTACAAGAAGTCCCTGCTGGGAGATGGACCTGTGGTAGTAG ACCCAACAGCTCCCAATGTGGTGGTTACCCGACTCACCCTGGTATGTGACTCTGCTCCAGGACCAATCACTATGGACCTTACAG GTGATCTTGAAGCACTCAAGAAAGAGACCTTTGTATTAAAGGAAGGAGTGGAATACAGAGTTAAGATCCACTTCAGA GTAAACAGGGACATCGTCTCGGGACTGAAATATGTGCAGCACACCTACCGGACAGGGGTGAAGG TGGACAAAGCCACATTCATGGTTGGCAGCTACGGGCCACGGCCAGAGGAGTACGAGTTTCTGACGCCTATTGAGGAGGCTCCTAAGGGTATGTTGGCTCGAGGCACCTATCACAACAAGTCCTTCTTCACGGATGATGACAAGCATGACCATCTCACCTGGGAGTGGAACCTGTCCATCAAGAAGGAATGGACGGAATGA
- the ERP27 gene encoding endoplasmic reticulum resident protein 27 translates to MLPSHHPWSGCGILQQLTRLMLRRGPEQGDVAKRRQAATMGTSIFPCLFLILLTRGSPAQCAEDGGSASDGTAGTAEKPVLLNSITDADAFIGGAEVVVIGFFQEPESSEASEFRLAAGRIPEVPFGLSSSSAVLSHYGVAANTVTLFRRVDNDRMDLDMNSKDTDAEKITRFVRMNELRLVTEYNPMTAIGVMQSSLQLHLLLITDKMSPKHPERMLRYQAAAEQFKGKILFILVDSNLKSNEHTVSYFKLKKSQLPALAIFHMPDDEQDVLTLDEISVERVQDFCNRFLQRMQKKEDEPEEKALNEEL, encoded by the exons ATGCTTCCTTCCCACCACCCCTGGAGTGGCTGTGGGATCCTGCAGCAGCTGACGCGTCTCATGCTGAGGAGAGGACCGGAGCAGGGTGACGTGGCAAAGAGAAGGCAAGCTGCTACCATGGGCACCTCCATCTTCCCATGCCTCTTCCTTATCCTGCTCACCAGGGGCTCCCCAGCACAGTGTGCTGAAGACGGTGGCTCTGCATCCGACG GCACAGCAGGCACTGCAGAAAAACCTGTCTTGCTGAACAGCATCACAGACGCTGATGCCTTCATCGGGGGTGCAGAAGTGGTGGTCATTGGATTCTTCCAG GAACCAGAGAGCTCCGAAGCCTCCGAGTTTCGCCTGGCGGCCGGCCGGATCCCGGAGGTTCCCTTCggtctcagcagcagctccgcGGTCCTGTCCCACTACGGCGTCGCGGCGAACACCGTCACGCTGTTCCGCAGG GTAGACAATGACCGGATGGATCTGGATATGAACAGCAAAGATACTGATGCTGAGAAGATTACTCGTTTTGTTCGGATGAATGAGCTCCGCCTGGTGACAGAATACAACCCTATG ACAGCAATAGGTGTGATGCAGAGTTCACTCCAGCTTCATCTTCTACTGATCACAGACAAGATGTCCCCAAAGCACCCGGAGCGAATGCTCAGATATCAGGCGGCAGCGGAGCAATTCAAAGGAAAG ATTCTCTTTATCCTGGTAGACAGCAATCTGAAGAGCAATGAACACACAGTGTCATACTTCAAACTGAAGAAGTCCCAGCTGCCAGCTCTGGCTATATTCCACATGCCAGATGATGAGCAGGATGTGTTGACTCTGGATGAAATCTCTGTTGAGCGAGTACAGGACTTCTGTAATCGTTTCTTACAAAGAATGCAGAAG AAAGAAGATGAACCTGAAGAGAAGGCCCTTAATGAGGAACTCTGA